One window of the Flavobacteriaceae bacterium YJPT1-3 genome contains the following:
- a CDS encoding cystathionine gamma-synthase, whose translation MKFNTKTIHGGQHNVDPAYGSVMPPIYQTSTYSQTTPGGHKGFEYSRSGNPTRAALERSLASIEGGEYGMAFGSGLAAIDAVLKLLKPGDEVISTNDLYGGSYRLFTKIFEDFGLKFHFVGMDDLQNISDKITKKTRLIWVETPTNPMMNIIDIKAVAQIAKEHELLLAVDNTFATPYLQQPLALGADIVMHSATKYIGGHSDLVMGALVVKDKELADRLYFIQNASGAVCGPQDSFLALRGIKTLHIRIQRHCENGKAVAHFLKNHPKVDQVYWPGFEDHPNHHIAKEQMNDFGGMVSFTTQEDSLQGAVEVVEKLKVFTLAESLGGVESLAGHPASMTHASIPKEEREKTGVKDSLIRLSVGIEDIDDLLEDLGQALA comes from the coding sequence ATGAAATTCAATACGAAAACCATACATGGAGGCCAGCACAATGTAGATCCTGCCTACGGCAGCGTCATGCCTCCTATTTATCAAACCTCTACCTATTCTCAAACCACGCCTGGGGGACATAAGGGCTTCGAATATTCACGCAGTGGGAATCCCACCCGTGCTGCTCTCGAGCGCAGTTTGGCCAGTATAGAAGGAGGGGAGTACGGAATGGCCTTTGGCTCTGGGTTGGCAGCCATTGATGCTGTACTTAAATTATTAAAACCGGGTGATGAGGTGATCTCCACCAATGATCTGTATGGAGGTTCGTACCGCCTATTCACCAAGATATTCGAAGACTTCGGACTGAAGTTCCACTTCGTTGGAATGGATGACTTGCAAAACATAAGCGATAAGATCACTAAAAAGACCCGATTGATCTGGGTAGAAACGCCTACCAACCCGATGATGAATATCATCGACATCAAGGCGGTAGCTCAGATCGCTAAGGAGCACGAGCTGTTGCTGGCCGTTGACAATACCTTTGCAACGCCTTATTTACAGCAGCCTTTAGCCTTAGGTGCCGATATCGTGATGCACTCGGCCACGAAATACATAGGAGGCCATAGTGATCTGGTTATGGGCGCCCTGGTGGTTAAGGATAAAGAGCTGGCTGATCGATTGTACTTCATCCAGAATGCCAGCGGTGCGGTCTGCGGACCGCAGGACAGCTTTCTGGCCTTAAGGGGGATCAAGACCCTCCACATTCGCATCCAGCGCCACTGCGAAAATGGGAAAGCGGTCGCTCACTTCTTGAAAAACCATCCAAAGGTTGATCAGGTTTACTGGCCCGGTTTTGAGGATCATCCCAATCATCACATCGCCAAAGAACAAATGAATGACTTTGGAGGTATGGTTTCCTTTACCACGCAAGAAGATTCTTTGCAGGGAGCAGTAGAGGTGGTTGAAAAATTAAAAGTGTTCACCCTTGCAGAAAGTTTGGGAGGCGTGGAAAGTCTCGCCGGACATCCGGCCTCGATGACGCATGCGTCCATTCCTAAAGAAGAACGGGAGAAAACAGGAGTCAAAGATTCATTGATTCGCCTGAGCGTAGGCATCGAAGACATAGACGATCTTTTGGAAGACCTTGGACAGGCCTTAGCCTAA